TGATATCCCTGGTTTATCATGGAGTTTCAGCCGTAACTGTATCGCTTTTTCAAATACCTTCGGGGAAACCGGGACTATTTCAACATATCCCTGTGTGCATGCTAACTGAATCAAGCGTAATGCGTCAGCCGCGGACTTTCCCGCAACACGTTTAAACAAGAGAGTGAACGTTTCATCAAGAACATAGTCAGATGTGTATATTTTGCCACCATGCAGACGGAA
The sequence above is drawn from the Nitrospirota bacterium genome and encodes:
- a CDS encoding type II toxin-antitoxin system VapC family toxin, yielding MPDRLFIDTWGWIVLYNKREPRHKEVNTFYRKFRLHGGKIYTSDYVLDETFTLLFKRVAGKSAADALRLIQLACTQGYVEIVPVSPKVFEKAIQLRLKLHDKPGISFTDLTSMLVMKGQGIPLILTEDDHFSHVGMSFTRPL